The Faecalibacterium prausnitzii genome includes a window with the following:
- a CDS encoding SpoIIIAH-like family protein, with protein MRAISKNTRKVTALTLAAALVVAVYLNWQYARAGVTLEENAVQVAAGADTADEASAPILDGLMTEAEAVSSANKNYGEAQLVSVANHSGSKFFEEARLKRTKAHDEAMDAVQKALKSSSLSAEEKKSYTQQLTGNLEDLHAENEIETMVKAKGFADCLCFLQSGRADLTVMTSGDALTAAQVAQIRDIVLSKSSVTAQNITIVEVK; from the coding sequence ATGAGAGCTATTTCCAAGAACACCCGAAAAGTGACGGCGCTTACCCTGGCGGCGGCTCTGGTCGTTGCAGTTTATCTGAACTGGCAGTATGCGCGGGCGGGCGTCACACTGGAGGAAAATGCCGTCCAGGTCGCGGCAGGAGCAGACACGGCGGACGAAGCCTCCGCGCCCATTCTGGACGGCCTGATGACCGAGGCGGAAGCCGTTTCCAGCGCCAACAAGAATTATGGAGAAGCACAGCTCGTCAGCGTAGCGAATCACAGCGGCTCCAAGTTCTTTGAGGAGGCCCGGCTCAAGCGGACCAAGGCACACGACGAAGCAATGGACGCCGTGCAGAAGGCATTGAAATCGTCGTCGCTCTCCGCAGAAGAGAAAAAGAGCTACACCCAGCAGTTGACCGGCAATCTGGAAGACCTCCATGCGGAAAATGAGATCGAAACGATGGTCAAGGCCAAAGGCTTTGCAGACTGCCTCTGCTTTTTGCAGTCCGGCCGGGCAGACCTGACGGTGATGACCTCCGGCGACGCACTGACAGCAGCGCAGGTGGCGCAGATCCGGGATATCGTTCTGAGTAAAAGCAGCGTGACGGCGCAGAACATCACCATCGTAGAGGTAAAATAA
- a CDS encoding phage holin: MDKKVSTATIVRTVCLALALVNQLLSAGGHSVIPIDNETVNQLVTAGVTIVTAIVNWWYNNSFTEAAIEADKTLERVREKNRS, from the coding sequence ATGGACAAAAAAGTATCGACCGCGACCATCGTCCGGACCGTCTGCCTCGCTCTGGCTCTGGTCAACCAGCTGCTCAGCGCGGGCGGACACAGCGTGATCCCCATCGACAACGAGACCGTGAACCAGCTCGTGACCGCTGGGGTGACCATCGTGACGGCCATCGTGAACTGGTGGTACAATAATTCGTTCACGGAAGCCGCCATCGAGGCGGACAAGACCTTAGAACGGGTCAGAGAGAAGAACCGGAGTTGA
- a CDS encoding endonuclease MutS2: protein METSYLKTLELDKIIARAAEGCVCREAKAQMLALEPQCDPDEVRYSLEQTDAINSLLIKNGSPRFGGVEGVSQLVTRAVKGGVLSMGELLMVAGALRNFQNLSSWYGSSDHEALPTDDLFYALAPQPGLEQQISSAILAPDAMADTASRTLNELRKKIHATENSIRDRLETMVRNMDTSKYLQESVVSMRNGRYVVPVKSEYRGEVSGIIHDVSSTGATVFVEPQAVVEANARILQYRAQEAQEIERILVAFTAQVAAIEPQFQYSYKAMLEIDVLLAKARLALDMKAFKPAVRTDSSFSLIRARHPLIDPKKCVPVDIALGRDYDSLIITGPNTGGKTVTLKTAGLLCAMAQCGFLIPADERSEICVFDEFLVDIGDEQSIEQSLSTFSGHMKKITGILELAMPRTLVLLDELGAGTDPAEGAALAVAIIEELRRRGVLLMATTHYAELKVFALETKGVVNASCEFDLETLRPTYKLSVGVPGKSNAFLISEKLGIPERVIEAAQQHLSAEDKRLDAVLGQLDDLKLQLKESQDEVEELRNEAAHQLDAARKKRDELIQQGENELEAARAKARALAQQVESKAYALTDELRQLQKDERMSTQQKAQRAREIAKKESEKLFIGTEIVHNPVKEFVPLKEVKVGQEVCIAELNQLATVLALPDKNGDVLVRAGIIKTKVPLLGLKQPEKLVKEPQAKTKAQQRYSRLTGDANRPNGRVERVQRSAKMECNLLGLTVDEALPEVDSFIDRAILNGQTVVYLIHGNGTGALRTAIHKHLRGNRMVKSFRLGRYGEGESGVTVVELK from the coding sequence ATGGAAACAAGCTACTTAAAAACACTTGAGCTTGATAAGATCATTGCCCGCGCAGCCGAGGGTTGCGTCTGCCGGGAGGCCAAAGCGCAGATGCTGGCGCTGGAGCCCCAGTGCGACCCGGACGAGGTCCGCTATTCGCTGGAACAGACGGATGCCATCAACAGCCTGCTCATCAAAAACGGTTCGCCCCGGTTCGGCGGTGTGGAGGGTGTCAGCCAGCTGGTGACCCGCGCTGTCAAGGGCGGTGTCCTCTCGATGGGAGAACTGCTGATGGTGGCGGGCGCACTCCGCAACTTCCAGAATCTGAGCAGCTGGTACGGTTCCTCGGATCACGAAGCGCTGCCGACAGACGACCTGTTCTACGCGCTGGCCCCGCAGCCCGGCCTGGAGCAGCAGATCTCCAGCGCCATTCTGGCACCGGATGCCATGGCTGACACGGCTTCCCGCACGTTGAATGAGCTGCGCAAGAAGATTCACGCCACTGAAAATAGCATCCGCGACCGTCTGGAAACTATGGTCCGCAACATGGACACCTCCAAATATCTGCAAGAGAGCGTCGTTTCCATGCGAAACGGCCGGTATGTCGTCCCGGTCAAAAGTGAATACCGCGGCGAAGTGAGCGGCATCATCCACGATGTCTCCTCCACGGGCGCAACGGTCTTTGTGGAGCCGCAGGCCGTCGTTGAGGCAAATGCCCGCATCCTGCAATACCGCGCACAGGAAGCGCAGGAGATCGAGCGCATTCTGGTTGCCTTCACGGCACAGGTCGCCGCCATTGAGCCGCAATTCCAATACAGCTATAAGGCCATGCTGGAGATCGACGTCCTGCTGGCCAAGGCACGGCTGGCGCTGGACATGAAGGCCTTTAAGCCTGCCGTGCGGACCGATTCGTCCTTCTCACTCATCCGGGCACGGCATCCGCTCATCGACCCCAAAAAGTGCGTCCCGGTGGATATCGCGCTGGGCAGAGACTACGATTCGCTTATCATCACCGGCCCGAACACCGGCGGCAAGACAGTCACCCTGAAAACGGCCGGTCTGCTGTGTGCCATGGCACAATGCGGCTTCCTTATTCCTGCCGACGAGCGCAGCGAGATCTGCGTATTTGACGAGTTCCTCGTGGACATCGGCGACGAGCAGAGCATCGAACAGAGCCTGTCCACCTTCTCCGGCCACATGAAGAAGATCACAGGCATCCTGGAACTGGCCATGCCCCGCACACTGGTCCTGCTGGACGAATTGGGAGCAGGCACAGACCCCGCCGAGGGTGCTGCGCTAGCAGTCGCCATCATCGAAGAGCTGCGCCGCCGTGGTGTGCTGCTGATGGCGACCACCCACTATGCAGAGCTGAAGGTCTTCGCTCTGGAAACGAAAGGCGTCGTCAATGCCAGCTGTGAATTTGACCTTGAGACGCTGCGCCCCACATACAAGCTGAGCGTCGGCGTTCCCGGCAAATCCAACGCCTTCCTCATCAGCGAGAAGCTCGGCATCCCAGAGCGCGTCATCGAAGCGGCACAGCAGCATCTTTCGGCAGAGGACAAGCGTCTAGATGCCGTTCTGGGCCAGCTGGACGACCTGAAACTGCAGCTCAAGGAAAGCCAGGACGAGGTGGAAGAGCTTCGCAATGAGGCTGCCCATCAGCTGGATGCCGCCCGCAAAAAGCGGGACGAACTCATCCAGCAGGGCGAAAATGAGCTGGAAGCAGCCCGCGCCAAGGCCCGTGCACTGGCGCAGCAGGTGGAAAGCAAAGCATACGCTTTGACGGATGAGCTGCGTCAGCTCCAGAAGGATGAGCGGATGAGCACTCAGCAGAAGGCTCAGCGCGCGCGGGAGATCGCCAAAAAAGAATCGGAAAAGCTCTTCATCGGCACCGAGATTGTGCACAATCCGGTCAAGGAATTCGTTCCGCTGAAGGAGGTCAAGGTGGGGCAGGAGGTCTGCATCGCCGAGCTGAATCAGCTGGCAACGGTGCTGGCTCTGCCGGATAAAAACGGCGATGTCCTCGTTCGCGCCGGAATCATCAAGACCAAAGTTCCGCTCCTGGGCCTGAAGCAGCCCGAAAAGCTGGTCAAGGAACCGCAGGCCAAGACAAAGGCGCAGCAGCGGTATTCCCGCCTGACCGGTGACGCCAACCGCCCGAACGGCAGGGTAGAGCGGGTGCAGCGCAGCGCCAAAATGGAGTGCAATCTGCTGGGCCTGACGGTCGATGAGGCACTGCCGGAGGTGGATTCCTTCATCGACCGCGCCATCCTGAACGGCCAGACCGTGGTCTATCTGATCCATGGCAATGGCACCGGTGCACTGCGCACGGCCATCCACAAGCATCTGCGCGGAAACCGCATGGTCAAGAGCTTCCGCCTTGGCCGCTACGGCGAGGGTGAGAGCGGCGTGACCGTGGTCGAACTGAAGTAA
- a CDS encoding SpoIIIAC/SpoIIIAD family protein, translating to MAALLYTVLRRSVPSYALLLSLGAALVLLVRVGSAFRAALLGIVRLGEQTNGAAFSCLMKSAVVLLLTDYTHTLCEEAGAESLAWCVGLAGRCLVLAAAWPLLEEILQRIGSMTG from the coding sequence GTGGCAGCATTGCTTTATACAGTGCTCAGGCGCAGTGTCCCATCCTACGCGCTGCTGCTTTCGCTGGGGGCGGCACTGGTGCTTCTGGTGCGGGTCGGGTCTGCGTTCCGGGCGGCGCTCCTCGGTATCGTCCGCCTGGGGGAGCAGACGAACGGCGCAGCCTTTTCGTGCCTGATGAAGAGCGCGGTCGTCCTGCTTCTGACGGACTATACCCACACCCTCTGCGAAGAAGCCGGAGCGGAATCGCTGGCGTGGTGTGTCGGGCTGGCCGGCCGCTGTCTGGTGCTTGCGGCGGCGTGGCCGCTGCTGGAAGAGATTTTACAGCGAATCGGGAGTATGACGGGATGA
- a CDS encoding GNAT family N-acetyltransferase, giving the protein MDYTKFSGTYTVRRLLRDDIPSVFALCEKNPQYYEHCPPFVTPEKIEADMKAMPQRKTGQEQDKYYLGYFDVHQRLVAVMDFIDHYPDAQSGFIGFFMMEKDLQGTGVGSSIITELCACLAQWDYQYIRLGYVDGNEQSRSFWLKNQFTDTGLRDHTNDYTVVVMNRFLTKV; this is encoded by the coding sequence ATGGATTATACGAAATTTTCAGGCACTTATACGGTGCGACGACTGCTCCGTGACGATATTCCGTCTGTTTTTGCGCTCTGTGAGAAAAATCCGCAGTATTATGAGCATTGTCCGCCGTTTGTGACGCCGGAAAAGATCGAAGCCGATATGAAGGCCATGCCGCAGCGCAAGACCGGTCAAGAACAGGATAAGTATTATCTGGGCTATTTTGACGTCCACCAGCGGCTTGTGGCGGTGATGGATTTCATCGACCATTATCCGGATGCGCAAAGCGGGTTCATCGGATTCTTTATGATGGAGAAAGACCTGCAAGGAACCGGCGTCGGAAGCTCGATCATCACTGAGCTGTGTGCCTGTCTGGCGCAATGGGATTATCAATACATTCGTTTGGGTTATGTGGATGGAAACGAACAAAGCAGATCGTTCTGGCTGAAGAATCAATTCACAGACACTGGCTTGAGAGATCATACAAACGATTACACCGTCGTTGTGATGAATCGTTTTTTGACAAAAGTGTAG
- a CDS encoding GH25 family lysozyme, translating into MEILDVSRWQGNVDWKKVKASGKVDGVMLRTVSTSPVYGGIYIDPTFEKNYWGCVEAGLPVGAYYYTKATTALYAAQELAKLKVALEGKDFTMPIAVDVEDPSLKALRPEELAKLVKMEAKQIEAWGLYAMVYTYTNFADTALAMHELTDFDLWIADYRGKRPTRKHGMWQYTSKGSVPGVKNGVDLSHAYKDYPGILKRAGLTRMKEA; encoded by the coding sequence ATGGAGATTTTAGACGTTTCCCGCTGGCAGGGGAATGTGGACTGGAAGAAAGTCAAGGCCAGCGGAAAAGTGGACGGCGTGATGCTGCGGACGGTCTCGACCAGCCCGGTATACGGCGGCATTTACATCGACCCGACCTTTGAGAAAAATTACTGGGGCTGCGTGGAAGCCGGGCTGCCGGTAGGGGCGTACTATTACACCAAAGCTACCACGGCCCTCTATGCCGCACAGGAGCTGGCAAAGCTGAAAGTTGCATTGGAGGGCAAGGACTTTACGATGCCCATTGCCGTGGACGTGGAAGACCCCAGCCTGAAAGCCCTGCGGCCGGAGGAGCTGGCGAAGCTCGTTAAAATGGAGGCGAAGCAGATCGAAGCGTGGGGACTGTATGCCATGGTGTACACCTACACGAACTTCGCCGATACGGCGCTGGCGATGCACGAGCTGACCGACTTCGACCTGTGGATCGCGGACTACCGCGGCAAGCGCCCCACCCGCAAGCATGGGATGTGGCAGTATACGAGCAAGGGGAGTGTGCCCGGCGTGAAAAACGGCGTAGACCTCAGTCATGCCTACAAGGACTACCCCGGCATCCTCAAGCGGGCCGGGCTGACCCGGATGAAGGAGGCGTGA
- a CDS encoding stage III sporulation protein AE — MNNWDMRLPGAEMWGPYLEQSPVPPAAFAENPWEALRSFLPESLPTALHTAASGYAAVLTFLVLGAVIALLLGGHADGTLLDLVCAGGCGVLLWEKLVALSETLCTQIESWNRFLLGFLPVYAGVLTLGGESVAGASAGGFLLTLLCALAQGLTVLVPPLLQCYLALSMACCICAETGLGRFCKAVGSALEKLLGWAGKLLVALLGLERISTLQLDRAALRTGQLLTGTVPIIGETLRDASETVLSSLQLLKSGLGLAALLTIAAEFVPVYLGMLIQLGLLSGCGLLCGLMGSERGQGLLECFAEALRCMMAVTALFAGLAIAGTALLFVVGGG; from the coding sequence ATGAACAACTGGGATATGCGCCTTCCGGGCGCGGAGATGTGGGGGCCTTATCTGGAACAAAGCCCGGTACCGCCTGCGGCGTTCGCAGAAAACCCCTGGGAGGCGCTGCGCAGTTTTCTGCCGGAGTCCCTGCCCACGGCTCTGCATACCGCTGCAAGCGGGTATGCGGCGGTTCTGACCTTTCTGGTGCTGGGCGCCGTCATCGCACTGCTGTTGGGCGGCCATGCGGATGGAACGCTGCTGGACCTCGTCTGCGCAGGGGGCTGCGGGGTCCTGCTATGGGAGAAGCTCGTGGCCCTTTCCGAAACGCTCTGCACCCAGATCGAAAGCTGGAACCGGTTTCTTCTGGGATTTCTGCCGGTGTATGCAGGGGTCCTGACCCTGGGCGGCGAGAGCGTGGCAGGCGCTTCGGCAGGCGGTTTTCTTCTGACGCTGCTGTGTGCTCTGGCGCAGGGGCTCACGGTGCTGGTGCCGCCGCTGCTCCAATGCTATCTGGCCTTGAGCATGGCCTGCTGCATCTGTGCGGAGACTGGGTTGGGGAGATTTTGCAAAGCAGTTGGCAGTGCACTGGAAAAGCTGCTGGGGTGGGCGGGCAAACTTCTGGTTGCTCTTTTGGGTCTGGAGCGCATCTCAACGCTGCAGCTGGACCGTGCGGCCCTTCGCACCGGGCAGCTTCTGACCGGGACAGTGCCGATCATCGGGGAGACGCTGCGCGATGCCTCGGAGACGGTGCTGTCGAGCCTTCAGCTTTTGAAAAGCGGGCTGGGGCTGGCTGCGCTGTTGACCATTGCAGCAGAATTCGTGCCGGTCTATCTGGGAATGCTTATCCAGCTGGGCCTGCTTTCCGGGTGCGGGCTTCTATGCGGACTGATGGGCAGTGAGCGCGGCCAGGGCCTTCTGGAATGCTTTGCTGAGGCGCTCCGCTGCATGATGGCGGTGACGGCGCTGTTTGCGGGGCTTGCCATTGCAGGCACGGCACTGCTCTTTGTGGTAGGGGGTGGATGA
- the radA gene encoding DNA repair protein RadA: MKEPKLKTVYVCSNCGETSPRWMGRCPSCGSWNTMNEDVVAEAPKAGLTGGKAAAPARQEGVTSLTARRLSEISTTEEKSRILTGISELDRVLGGGIVLGGVVLLSGEPGVGKSTMLLQLCGAISNQHTVLYITGEESVRQVKLRAARLKIPQENIYLVAENDVDEICGLIEKEKPDLVVIDSIQTMRCMDISSSSGTVSQVKESAARLLAVAKKQEIPMFIVGHVNKDGAIAGPKVMEHIVDTVLYFEGDKMLPYRILRAAKNRYGSTNELGMFDMTGQGLEEIENPSQMLLEGRPLGVSGNCVACTMEGSRPILSEIQALATKTNFPAPRRACSGYDYNRMNLLIAVLEKRAGYFFGNLDVYINIVSGITLRDTACDLAVCLSMVSSLLDCPVSDKLIAIGEVGLGGEVRSVPNLEQRLREAERIGFERAVVPKHSLAHLNPADYPGMKLVGAAYISDAIHALKNDRL, encoded by the coding sequence ATGAAAGAACCAAAACTGAAGACCGTTTACGTCTGTTCCAACTGCGGGGAGACCAGCCCGCGCTGGATGGGCCGCTGCCCCAGCTGCGGCAGCTGGAACACCATGAACGAAGATGTGGTCGCAGAGGCCCCCAAGGCGGGGCTTACCGGCGGAAAAGCCGCTGCCCCTGCCCGGCAGGAGGGAGTGACCTCGCTGACGGCCAGGCGCCTGTCGGAGATCAGCACGACCGAGGAGAAAAGCCGCATTCTGACCGGCATCTCCGAACTGGACCGTGTGCTGGGCGGCGGCATCGTGCTGGGCGGTGTGGTCCTGCTCAGCGGTGAGCCGGGCGTGGGCAAATCCACCATGCTGCTGCAGCTTTGTGGTGCCATCTCCAACCAGCACACGGTTTTGTATATTACGGGGGAAGAGTCAGTGCGGCAGGTCAAGCTGCGTGCCGCGCGGCTCAAGATCCCGCAGGAGAACATCTATCTGGTAGCTGAAAATGACGTGGACGAGATCTGCGGCCTGATCGAAAAGGAAAAACCGGACCTTGTGGTCATCGACTCCATCCAGACCATGCGCTGCATGGACATCTCCTCTTCGTCCGGCACGGTCAGCCAGGTGAAGGAAAGCGCGGCCCGGCTGTTGGCGGTGGCTAAAAAGCAGGAGATCCCGATGTTCATCGTGGGCCATGTCAACAAGGATGGTGCCATTGCTGGCCCCAAGGTCATGGAGCACATCGTGGATACGGTGCTATACTTTGAGGGCGATAAAATGTTGCCTTACCGCATCCTGCGGGCAGCCAAAAATCGCTATGGCTCTACGAATGAGCTGGGTATGTTCGATATGACGGGGCAGGGGCTGGAAGAGATCGAAAACCCCTCGCAGATGCTTCTGGAAGGCCGTCCGCTCGGCGTTTCCGGCAACTGCGTCGCCTGCACGATGGAGGGCAGCCGCCCCATTTTGAGCGAAATTCAGGCGCTTGCGACGAAAACGAATTTCCCGGCCCCGCGCCGCGCTTGCAGCGGCTACGATTACAACCGCATGAACCTTCTCATTGCGGTCCTTGAAAAGCGCGCCGGGTATTTCTTCGGCAATCTGGATGTGTATATCAACATCGTCAGCGGCATCACGCTGCGGGATACCGCCTGCGACCTGGCGGTCTGCCTCAGCATGGTCTCATCGCTGCTGGACTGCCCGGTCAGCGACAAATTGATCGCCATCGGTGAAGTCGGTCTGGGCGGCGAGGTGCGCAGTGTGCCCAACCTGGAACAACGTCTGCGGGAGGCGGAACGCATCGGTTTTGAACGTGCCGTCGTGCCGAAGCACAGCCTCGCGCATCTGAACCCGGCGGATTATCCGGGCATGAAGCTCGTAGGGGCGGCTTATATCTCGGATGCGATCCATGCTTTGAAAAACGACCGCCTTTAA
- a CDS encoding stage III sporulation protein AG has translation MKQRGEGTTFDFRALLEKQNRTRLAVVLGGAAMLLLLLSELLPATPPAEPSAASASQASAYREQLEAQLQDLIGQIDGAGATTVMVTLETGEETVYATDTQSGQTQSQETHVLLDDGTALAQTVYYPQVCGVAVVCDGGGDVRIAARITELVRALLDISSTRICVEQRRP, from the coding sequence ATGAAACAGCGGGGAGAAGGAACGACATTTGATTTCCGGGCACTGCTGGAAAAGCAGAACCGCACCCGACTGGCCGTGGTGCTGGGCGGCGCGGCGATGCTGTTGTTGCTGCTCTCCGAACTGCTGCCCGCAACGCCGCCTGCGGAACCATCCGCGGCGTCGGCTTCCCAGGCGTCAGCCTACCGGGAGCAGCTGGAAGCACAGCTCCAGGACCTGATCGGGCAGATCGACGGGGCCGGGGCCACGACCGTGATGGTGACACTGGAAACCGGGGAGGAGACCGTCTATGCTACGGACACGCAGTCGGGACAGACCCAAAGCCAGGAAACGCATGTGCTGTTGGATGACGGCACGGCTCTGGCGCAGACGGTCTATTATCCGCAGGTGTGCGGGGTCGCGGTCGTCTGTGACGGCGGGGGAGATGTCCGGATCGCTGCACGGATCACCGAGCTTGTGCGGGCATTGCTGGATATTTCGTCTACCCGGATCTGTGTAGAACAGCGCCGGCCCTGA
- a CDS encoding N-acetylmuramoyl-L-alanine amidase: MAKHAVHRKKKQKNQAFSFRHAVVLCLCFIGICFGLYLWYAAFTIGQGTPAVDDDDFRPTFGPPPYRIAIDAGHGGSDPGAQGIVTEKEMTAATAEALRGWLEADPNFIQLQTRESYDATAKPAERAAAANALSPDLLLSIHGNSAPEGSTASGFECYPSVPGRTWHQESYYFAKRLASAMRSAGASLRGRGGVRYIYYIGEAKQLVETSHAEVRAERSFTILEDVNCPAVLAEQCFVTSAADVAQFGSEEGCRRTARAYYEAICTYFEITPLPE; the protein is encoded by the coding sequence ATGGCAAAACATGCAGTCCATCGCAAAAAGAAACAGAAAAATCAGGCCTTTTCATTTCGTCACGCGGTCGTTCTCTGCCTCTGTTTCATCGGGATCTGTTTCGGCCTTTATTTGTGGTATGCAGCCTTTACGATCGGGCAGGGAACACCCGCTGTAGACGATGATGATTTCCGCCCCACCTTCGGCCCGCCGCCCTATCGTATTGCAATCGATGCCGGGCACGGCGGCTCGGACCCCGGCGCGCAGGGGATCGTAACGGAAAAGGAGATGACGGCAGCTACCGCCGAAGCACTGCGCGGGTGGCTGGAGGCCGACCCTAATTTTATCCAGCTCCAGACCCGCGAAAGCTATGACGCCACGGCAAAGCCAGCAGAACGCGCCGCTGCGGCCAACGCGCTCTCGCCGGACCTGCTGCTTTCCATCCACGGGAACTCTGCACCGGAAGGCTCCACAGCCTCCGGGTTCGAGTGCTATCCCAGTGTGCCGGGCCGCACCTGGCATCAGGAAAGCTATTATTTCGCAAAACGCCTGGCCAGCGCCATGCGTTCTGCCGGGGCCAGTCTGCGGGGGCGCGGGGGAGTCCGTTACATTTATTACATCGGAGAAGCAAAGCAGCTGGTCGAGACCAGCCACGCCGAAGTGCGGGCAGAGCGCAGTTTTACCATTCTGGAAGATGTAAATTGTCCGGCCGTTCTGGCAGAGCAGTGCTTTGTGACCAGTGCCGCCGATGTTGCACAGTTTGGCAGTGAAGAGGGTTGCAGGCGAACCGCCCGCGCTTACTATGAAGCCATCTGTACATATTTTGAGATTACGCCGCTGCCGGAATAA
- the spoIIIAC gene encoding stage III sporulation protein AC, translating to MEIDLIFKIAAIGIIVAVLNQLLIRSGREDQAMMTTLAGLVVVLSILVKQISALFVTIKSLFAL from the coding sequence ATGGAGATCGACCTGATCTTTAAGATCGCGGCCATTGGCATCATCGTAGCGGTGCTGAACCAATTGCTGATCCGCTCCGGGCGGGAGGATCAGGCGATGATGACGACACTGGCAGGGCTGGTCGTGGTCCTGTCCATTCTGGTGAAACAGATCAGCGCCCTGTTCGTGACCATCAAATCCCTGTTCGCACTATGA
- a CDS encoding tyrosine-type recombinase/integrase has product MSIYLDEKNPSKHKPFDDASADIVEYVRYLEVIAGKSANTAFSYYCDLRGFSRFMKRRRGLVAEDAELKEIDPKGLDTAFWGSVTKEDVYEYLYFLNRECGNKKSSTARRLASLHGFYDYLVNQVNRLSQDPTASIKPPKQDKVLPKYLTAEQSMQLLESTQHQSDFPERDYCMVVLFLNCGMRLAELVGMDLGDIDLEQRQIRLFGKGHKERMVYLNDACIEALQLYLKKRNTMEGLDPKEKAVFVTRRMKDRISNRRVEQLVTGAMKAAGLKGFSTHKLRHTAATLMYQTGNVDILTLKQLLGHSSVGTTQIYTHLQEFQVRAAIEQNPLGEVRKTDLDTTKQEAGETHGGISPNSAEMDAGAKDAPDDAAETPTGPMEAFDGAAKDGFRVDVSALREPDASEKMER; this is encoded by the coding sequence ATGTCCATCTATCTTGATGAAAAGAATCCCAGCAAGCACAAACCGTTCGATGATGCTTCAGCGGACATTGTGGAGTATGTGCGTTATCTGGAAGTGATCGCAGGCAAAAGCGCGAACACAGCGTTCAGCTATTACTGCGATCTGCGCGGCTTCAGCCGCTTTATGAAGCGCCGCAGGGGCCTTGTGGCAGAGGATGCGGAACTGAAAGAGATCGACCCCAAAGGGCTCGACACCGCATTCTGGGGCAGCGTGACAAAAGAGGACGTCTACGAATATCTGTATTTTCTGAACCGTGAATGCGGAAACAAAAAGTCCTCTACCGCCCGGCGACTGGCCAGCCTGCATGGGTTTTATGACTATCTGGTCAATCAGGTCAACCGCCTTTCGCAGGACCCGACGGCCTCCATCAAACCGCCCAAGCAGGATAAAGTTCTGCCCAAATATCTGACGGCGGAGCAATCCATGCAGCTGCTGGAAAGCACCCAGCATCAGAGCGATTTCCCGGAGCGGGATTACTGCATGGTCGTGCTGTTTCTGAACTGCGGGATGCGTCTGGCAGAACTGGTCGGGATGGACCTCGGCGACATTGACCTGGAACAGCGGCAGATCCGGCTGTTCGGCAAAGGCCACAAGGAGCGTATGGTCTACCTGAATGATGCCTGCATCGAAGCGCTGCAATTGTATCTCAAAAAGCGGAACACGATGGAAGGTCTGGACCCCAAGGAAAAGGCCGTTTTTGTGACCCGCCGCATGAAAGACCGCATCTCGAACCGCCGCGTGGAACAGCTGGTGACAGGTGCCATGAAGGCGGCAGGATTGAAGGGCTTTTCAACCCACAAGCTGCGGCATACAGCAGCTACGCTGATGTACCAGACCGGCAATGTGGATATTCTGACGCTCAAGCAGCTGCTCGGCCACAGCAGTGTGGGAACGACCCAGATCTATACGCATCTGCAAGAATTTCAGGTTCGCGCAGCCATTGAGCAGAACCCGCTGGGGGAAGTCCGGAAGACAGACTTGGATACAACAAAACAAGAAGCGGGGGAGACCCACGGGGGAATTTCGCCGAACAGTGCAGAAATGGACGCAGGAGCGAAGGATGCTCCGGATGATGCAGCCGAAACGCCGACTGGGCCGATGGAAGCCTTTGATGGGGCTGCCAAAGACGGTTTCCGCGTAGATGTTTCGGCGCTGCGTGAGCCGGATGCAAGTGAGAAAATGGAGCGGTAA